The Coffea arabica cultivar ET-39 chromosome 2c, Coffea Arabica ET-39 HiFi, whole genome shotgun sequence genome includes the window ATTGCTTTCTTTCCTCAGCTGTTAATACGTCATCATACTCATCATGTTCGCCACCAGTGGCGACCCTCTCATCATCATTCACTGAGAAAAGCTCCTCATCAGTCATGGCTCCAGGAACTCTTCTTGACTTCACGCTGACCATCACGTGTAGCATATCATAGACCTTGGCTTTCCAGGGTCCAACCATCTCGCTCCTCTCCTGTCGCCTCCAGTTCAAATGGGGAACAAGCTCAGCTTGAGTAACATCAATTCCTGGCCTATACATGTTTGTTTGAGACATCAAGGCCACTTCATGCGCAACTTCAGCTTCTGTTGGTTGCACACCAGCTCCTTCCAAAGCATTTGTAATCTCCTTCTCCTTATGAGCAAGCACAATCAGTGAACCAGGAGGCAAAGATATTTTGCCATCTTCTGATGAATATCCCTCtcccagaaaaagaaaagtttgatCAGAGCGTTGAATGCGAAAGCCATCAAATCCTGCAAGGGTCATATCAGCACGGAGATTAGCACCCCGTTTCCAAATCCTGTAAGTGTCTGAAGGGGCAATTCTACCGATAAATGGTATGACTGAGCTCTCAAAATGAAAGGTTATTTCCATGTAAAAATCCCTTATCCTGCCTGCTGAAGCCACAATCCTAGGAAGCCTACGGCACCATTTTGCCCAAGCAAGAGGTTGGTAATGTCTGGCAATTATCATAGCAATATTCTCTTCCCTAGTACAAACAGCCTCTTGAAGCGCGCTCCACCCATTCTCATTTTGAAGACTCCAATCAGCACCGGCCGCCATCAAAATCTCAGCAGAAATGGGATCCCTCAGCCTAACAGCGAGGTGCAAAGGGGTCTCACGCCCTGGAACATCCCGCCTATCTACAACAGCTGAGACTGCATCGGCATTAAGCTCAGCAGCCAAAGACTCGGCTTCAGTATTTACCTCCCCCGCCTTCGCCAAGTGTGGAAGAGCCCCCACGATCTTTCTTAGCCCAGCATGGTCTCGTTTAGCGACAGCCAAATGAGCAGGACTATGGGCATATTTAGACCAATCTTCCATTGATTTGGGTCCAACCACAAATCTTTCCACTCCTCCCTAATTCCAACTTCTTCAGAAAACCTAGAACATCCCCATGTTGCTACCAAAATTCAGtcagaaaaaagaagaaagaaaagaaaaaacctcGAACAAGAACCTTGGATTTAACGAAAAACCAAGACAACAGACATTATAGCTCAAGGGTTCGAAGCATTATTCCGGATTAAATTTAACCTATTCACATTAACTGCACTCCGACATTGCCAGTTTTGGAAATGAATTCCGCGGCCTAAAAAACCCTGCAGCACCTGATCCCAATAACACCCTCACCCAGCTCAAATCTGAACCTCGAAAACAAAGTAAAGCAAAACGAACATGTCATCAGcattaaaattaaaaagaaggaaagaaagaaagaaattcaaCAAAAACGAAAATCAACTAAACATATCGATCTAGGTCCAGCTTAGCAACGACATATACTTAACCTAGGGAAACCTAGACGCATAAACATCCATATAAGCTAAATTACATCTGAACATTAGAAACTGCATAGATAAAAGTTGAATTTACCAACCTGAGGAAGTGGAAGGGACGGAGTTGGCTGTAGAGAGAGAAAGTGTAGGATTTGAAGGAGGAGGATTAAGCGAGTGAGTGAGTTTTTATACTAGTCGAGACTCGAGATCGATCTCTCTGTTTTCTCTTTCTCTGCTAtctctttctccctctctctctctgcagCTCTttttagctctctctctctctacagtGAGAGTGGGGAGGCTGGGAGGTTAACAACGGCCTCACCTGCTGCTCCTTTTAATTTCACCCTTTCTTCTTTATGCTTTatcctttattttatttttccttttcttctcaaatagcaaaagaacaaataatgagacatttttttttgtgatgtaatataGTGTTTAATAgtattggaaaaataaaaagtgaTTGTAAAATATGCTGATGATGTAATAAAAATTTGGTTTCCAAAAAAACCAACTATTTGAAATTAGGAGGTGTTTGGTTGGCATTCAAGAACCGGAATTGCTATGGAATTATTAAATCCTATTACGGGTATAAATTCTTTGTCATTGCCATTTACTAGTTTGgtttagatttggaatgaattttATTTCACTAATGAATTAATAAATTTGAAACCCAAATCATGACCGGAGAATTAATATGAGATGAATTTTAACACTTTCATCCCTGCTGACATATACTGAATAATAAGTTTGGGTGTCGTTAATTTCAACACTCATTATTTACGAACACCAAACATCTCCAAATCTAATTGAAATTTAAACAGTTAGAGTTACAGCATGTTGTCATGTGTTTTTTTACGTACTTTATTTTGTTgtttacttttaaaaaaaattgttttatttttgttgttctCGATTACTTTCCAAATTTTACTTTTTTGCTCGTTTCATCAGAGAAAAAGGACCTTGAAAATCAAAACTAACAGAAGTTGTACTTTTAATTTCTGATGATGATTCCTGTAATAATCAGAACCATTTAAAGCTTGCGATTATGTCCACATCCAAATTCTTCTTGCTTCTTAGTCTATTTTACCAAGCACGAGAATTTCAGAATTTTATATCATAAAAAATAGAATTGAAGTGACTCTCTTCGTTTTGAGCTAGGTAATAAATGTCCAAGTGCCAAAAATGCAACTTTCAAGTGCGTTATGAATTGGAAACGAAACTTCCAAAATGTAACGCTGTGCCATTCATTTTCCTGCCATTTACAATCCAATCTCATCCTCCGTATCGTGTCTAAGtaacggaaatggaaataaagaGCAACGGAAAATGGAGAGATTTTGCCCCGCCTTGATTTTGGCAGTAAAAATTTTGCAGGCCCCCAAatgcaaataaaagaaaaggggcCGCCGCGTTTGGAGGGGCTGGAGGAGATGATGGTGACCCAGCGTGGCACGGTACACTCTTCTGATGGAGCAGGCCCTGACCGGATCTGGGCCATCTGGGACACACTACTGTATTTTgtgacatctttttttttttttttggctttggtTCTGTCGTTTTCTTTTGTGAACCTGTTACACGTATCTCTTACCTTAATAATATTCTTTATATGTTTCTTTGAAAGTGTCCAAAATgatccttttgaattttgcCTCTGATGTGAGAAAGAAAGGGGGGAACGATAATGCTAACCTTTCATCCAAAATGAATGTTATAGTACTAATAGACTTTGGATAGCGATACAAAATTTAAGGAATGATTGAATTATACCATTTCCATGTCAATGTTTTGGATTCTTCCGGTTCTCTTCtttctacaaatgaaaaataaaa containing:
- the LOC113725566 gene encoding uncharacterized protein, with product MEDWSKYAHSPAHLAVAKRDHAGLRKIVGALPHLAKAGEVNTEAESLAAELNADAVSAVVDRRDVPGRETPLHLAVRLRDPISAEILMAAGADWSLQNENGWSALQEAVCTREENIAMIIARHYQPLAWAKWCRRLPRIVASAGRIRDFYMEITFHFESSVIPFIGRIAPSDTYRIWKRGANLRADMTLAGFDGFRIQRSDQTFLFLGEGYSSEDGKISLPPGSLIVLAHKEKEITNALEGAGVQPTEAEVAHEVALMSQTNMYRPGIDVTQAELVPHLNWRRQERSEMVGPWKAKVYDMLHVMVSVKSRRVPGAMTDEELFSVNDDERVATGGEHDEYDDVLTAEERKQLDSALCMGNPEGPCEEEETEVQDLHENSDGGSFENCDPNGVTKEKKSWFGWNKKGGKNTGDDPEDSKIVKKFSKLAPEDSKLRPNESHRSTSEFPREDAGEIKKSKDKSNKKKKKKGAASESKNESEYKKGLRPVLWLTPDFPLKTEELLPLLDILANKVKAIRRLRELLTTKLPTGTFPAKVAIPIVPTIRVLVTFTKFEELQPTEEFCTPPSSPVHFHDAKSEVSSSWISWMTGSRGGQSSDSESRSFREEIDPFHIPPDYAWVDANEKKRRMKAKKAKSKKHKKHVASRNPETGRHSSEDI